The DNA region CACCTGCCCCTGCACCAGCACCAGGCCGGCCGCGTCCTGCTGGCGCACCAGCAGGTACGCGAGCGACGCCGCGAGCGCGCTCGCGTACTCGAGCTTCGTCATGCCGGCGGGGTCGGAGCGGTAGCCCATCGAGCCGGACGAATCCACCACCAGGTACGCGCGGAGGTTCGTCTCCTGCTCGAAGCGCTTCACGTAGTACTTGTCGAACTTCCCGTACGCCTTCCAGTCGATGTGCCGGATCTCGTCGCCGGGCGCGTACTCCTTGTGCTCCGCGAACTCGACCGACTGGCCGTGGTGCGGCGACTTGTGGAGCCCGGTGAGCACGCCCTCGGTGATGGCGCGCACCCGCAGCTTCAGCGTCCCGAGCCGGGCGAGGACGGCGGGGTCGAGGAGCGGGGGCTTGCGGGGGTCGGTCATCGGGGGTCCTCGCCGTTCGGCTTCCCGCTCACCCTTCGACTCCGGCGGGCCTCCGGCCCGCCTACGCTCAGGGTGAGCGGATCCTTTGAGTGTCCGCTCATCCCGAGCGGGTGATCTGATCTTCCGCTCATCCCGAGCGTAGGCCGTGCCGTCAGGCACGGCCGGAGTCGAGGGATCATCCCGAGCGTAGCGCGGCCCTCGGCCGGCCGGAGTCGAGGGACCGCAGGGACGCGCTCCGACCGGTCCGGTCCGCGGCCCAGCCTGCCGATCTCGCTCCAGTCGTCGCGGATGAGCGCCTCCTTCTTGGCCCGGCTCCAGCGCTTCAGCTGGAGCTCGCGCAGGAACGCCTGGTCCCGGCTCGCGAACTCGGCGCTCCAGACCAGCGCGACGGGGCGGCGGGTGGCGGTGTAGCCGCCGAGCGCGCCGTGCTGGTGCTGGACCACGCGGGTCTCCAGGTCGTCGGTGTGACCGACGTAGTAGCTGCCGTCGCTGCAACGAAGCATGTACACGAAGAAGTGGATCCCGCCCTGGTGAGCCATCCGGACACTCCGCTCATGGTGAGCCACGTGGAACCATGAGCGGGATGCATCCGCCCTGCCTGAATCCGCATCCTTTGCTCACCCTTCGACTCCGGCGGGCCTCCGGCCCGCCTACGCTCAGGGTGAGCGGGTCCCTGGAACTTCCGCTCGTCCCGAGCTTAGGCCGTGCCGCCAGGCACGGCCGGAGTCGAGGGACCTCAGGGTGAGCGGGTCCCTGGAATTTCCGCTCGTCCCGAGCGTAGGCCGTGCCGCCAGGCGCGGCCGGAGTCGAGGGACGAACCATGCGCGGCCCCCGGTCACTTCCCCTCCATCAGCCGCTCGACGATCTTCTCGCTGGTGACGCCCTCGGACTCGGCGCGGAAGTTCGTGATCACGCGGTGCACGAGCACGTACTTCGCGAGCGCCTTCACGTCCTCCTCGCTCGCGGCCATGCGGCCGTCGAGGATGGCGCGGCTCTTGGCGCCGAGGATGAGGTACTGGCTGGCGCGCGGGCCGGCGCCCCAGGAGACGTTCTCCTTCACGAACGCGGGGGCGCCCTGCTCGTTCGGCCGGGTGCGGCGCACCAGCTCGACGGCGTACTGGATGACGTGGTCGGCGGCCGGGACGCGGAGGACGAGGTCCTGCAGCTCGCGGATCTTCGAGGGCGAGAGGATGCGCCGCAGCGCCGGGCGCTTCGCGACGGTGGTGGAGCGGACGATCTCCAGCTCCTCGGTGGCGCTCGGGTAGCCCACCGGCACGTAGAACATGAAGCGGTCGAGCTGCGCCTCGGGCAGGGGATACGTGCCCTCCTGCTCGATGGGGTTCTGCGTCGCGAACACCAGGAACGGGAGATCGAGCGGGTAGGTCTCGCCGCCGGCGGTGACGCGGTACTCCTGCATGGCCTGCAGCAGCGCCGCCTGCGTCTTCGGCGGCGTGCGGTTGATCTCGTCGGCGAGCAGCAGGTTCGCGAAGATCGGCCCCTGCACGAACCGGAACGCGCGCCGGCCGGTGGTGTGGTCCTCCTCCAGCACGTCGGTGCCGGTGATGTCGGAGGGCATCAGGTCGGGCGTGAACTGGATGCGGTTGAAGGAGAGGTCGAGCACCTCGGCCACGGTGGAGATGAGCAGGGTCTTCGCGAGGCCGGGCACGCCCACGAACAGGCAGTGCCCGCGCGCGAACAGCGCCACGAGCAGCGCGTCCACCACCTCGCGCTGCCCCACGATGCGCTTCTCGATCTCGCCGAGCAGCATGCGCCGCGCCTCGTGCAGCTCCTGCACGGCGCGCAGGTCGGAGTCGGGCTGGGGCTGGCCGGGGAACGGGGGCGGGGAGGCGTGGGGGACGTCGGTCATGGGTGTTCCTCCGGGCGTGCGGCCGCTGCGTCTCGGCCGCCCAGTATCCGCTCGAACCGCGCCTCGCGCGACGCGCCGCCGGGGTCGCCGAGCGCGCCGAGCACGCGGGCCAGGCCGCCGTGGATCTCGGGGTCGAAGGGGTCCTGCCGGTTCGCGACCAGCAGCCGGTCGCGCGCGGCCGCGAGCTCCTTGCGCTCGTACAGGAGCCGCGCCAGCTGCACGTTTAGCGCCGGGTACTCGGGGTTCCAGTCGAGCGCTCCGCGGAGCACCTGCTCGGCCTCCTCGGGCTCGCCGGACATGGTCGCGGCGAGCGCGAGCTGCCCCGAGAGGATGGGGAAGCGTGCGCCCACGCGCGCATGCGCCTTGCCGTACTCGATGCGCGCCGCCGCCCAGCGCCCGCGCGCGCGGTAGATCTCGCCGAGCCGCGCGAAGCCGCGCGCCTCCGGGTCCGGGATCTCGGCCCACTCCGCGCCGGCGCCGCCGTGCTTCGGGTCGTCCTTGAAGCGGAGCTTCTTCAGCGCGTGCTCGCCGCCGCGCGGGAGCGGGCGCGCGGCCATGTACCTCCGCCACTCGGCGAGGAACCGCTCGAACGGCATCCCGGTGGCCCGCGCCACCGCCTCGTCGGCCTCGACGCCCTCGCCCACCAGGCCCGTGACGCGCGCGAGCACCTCCGGCCCGGAGCGCTTCACCAGGTACTCCACCGCCAGCACCACCTGCGCGTACGCGAGCGCGGCCCGCTCCTGCGACGGGAGCTTCGCGAGCGACGGGTGCATCTCCTGGAACGTGACGAGCGTGTTCTTCGCGAGCGCGTCCTTCACCAGCGCCGCCGAGATCGGGCTCAGCGGATCGACCCGCCCGCGCCAGGCGGACTCGAACCACTTCGCGAGCCCCTCCTGCAGCCAGATGGGCGCGCGGTTGCCGGTGCGCGCGGTGACGACGTCGTGCGTGTACTCGTGCGCGGCGGTGTCGAGCCAGTCGTAGCCCTTCAGCAGCGCCTTCGGCGACAGCAGCATGAGCTTGCCGAACTTCGCCACCGCCACCGTGCCGCTGGTGCGGATCTCCGCCTCGGTGAGCGTCGAGACCTTCGCCAGCTCCTTCACGTCGTTCACGATCTCGACCGTGAGCCGGCGCGCCGGCGGCTCGCCGAGCGCCTTCCCGAGCACGGCGCGCTGCCGCTCGAGCGCGTCCACGAGGTACGGCACCAGCACCTCGTCCTTGCCCTTCGGGTAGGACACGACGAAGTGCTCGCTCTCGGAGCGGGCGTGGTCCTTCGTGACCTCGCGCGCCGCCCGCGCCAGCTCCAGGTACCCGCCCGCCTTCCCGGCGCCGGAGGCGGTGATGAGCGCGATGGCGTCGTCGTAGCGCTGGTCGAAGAAGCGCAGCACGCCGCCGGCGAGCTTCACCGCGTCGGGCGCCTCCTCGAACGGCTCCAGCGGCTCGAGCACCGCGCGCGCCGCCGGCAGGTCCTCCTGCGCAAGGAGCTTCAGGGCCTTGAAGGCGGTGCGCTCCACCGCATCCCGCTCACCCTGAGCGTAGGCGCGGCCGCCAGGCCGCGCCGGAGTCGAAGGGTCACCCTGAGCGTAGGCCGGAACGAGCGCGACGAGCATCAGCGCGACGAGTCCGGCTGCGCGGCCCCTGCGCCCCCGCTCGCGGTTCGACAGGCTCACCGCGAGCGAAGCTCCCGGACATCGCTCGTCCTGAGCCTGTCGAAGGACGAGCGTGGCAGGCTGGAGCCGGGCGGTCGCGGGCCTCACTTGACCAGCTCCTCGTAGTAGCGCTGCACCTCGCCGCGGTACCGCTCCGGCGCGCCCTGCTTCATGGCGTCGAGCAGGTCCTTGCGGAACTCCTCCGGGACGCGGTGCGCCTCGGCGCCCGGGATCTTCACCTTCTCGCGCGAGGCCTCGCGGCCGTCGCCCTCCTGCTCGCCGCCGGACTCCGCGAACGGGAACGGGAACCCCTGGCCGCCACCCGATCCGCCGCCCTTCTTCGCGGCCTCCTCGAGCCCCTTCTGCAGGCGCGAGAGCGCGTCCATCGCCAGCTCCTGCTGCCCGTGGCCGCGCTGCGGGTTTCGGGCGCCCAGCTCGGCGGCGGCCTCGCCCATGTGGCCGCGCGACTCGGACAGCTCCTCCTGCGCGGACGGCGGGAACACCGGCGCCTTCTGCGAGAGGTCGTAGAGCTGCGACTGGAGCCGCCCCGCCTTGCGCTCGAGCTGGTCCTGCTTCTGCGCGAGCTCGCCCAGCTTCCGCTGCTCCTCCTGGCCCAGCACCTGCCGCGGGTCCGGGAACATGCGCTGCAGCTTCTCGCGGATCTCGCGCACCTTCGGCACCGCGTCCATGGCGTGCTTGCGCGCCTCCGCCACCTGCTCCGGCTCGCGGCCGGTGAGCGGCGCGCCGCGGTCGCCCAGCGCCGCGTCCTCGTCCAGCTCCATGGCGAGCCGCTCCACCGACGGCTGCGCCCGCGTCACCGCCTCGGCCGCGCCCTCCAGCTCGCGCATGCCGAGCGCGCGCTCCAGGTCCTTCACCGCCTCGCGCGACAGCTCGTACTCCGGCTCCGCCCGCATGGTGACGCCCGGCTCGGCGCGCTCCAGGTCCTGCCGCGCCTTGCCGGCCAGCTCGGCGAGCTTCTTCAGGTCGCCCTCGGCGCCCTTCATCCGGTCGGCGATCTTCTGCCGGTAGCGCCGGCGCACCTGGTCGGTCTCCTCGGCGGTGCGCCGCTGCTCGGACTGGACCTGCTCGAGCTGGTCCTTGAACGCGAGCATCTCCTTCATGAGCTGCTGCGCCTTCTCGTCCGGGCGGCCGGCGGTGCGCTCCAGGCCGGCGAGCATCTGGTCCATGGCGCCCGCCATCTGGTCGAGCGCCTTCATGGCGCCCTCGACGTCGCCCGCCGCGAGCTTCTTCTCGACCTCGTCGAGCCCGCCCATGAGGTCCTGCGACTTCGCCAACTCCGCGAGCGCCTCCTCGTTCATGTGCTCGTCGTTGAAGCCCTTCGACAGCTCGGCCATGCGCGCGAGCAGGTCCTTCACGCGGTCCTTCATGCGCGAGATCTGGGCGAGGACCTCCTTCTTCGCGGCCTCGGTCGGCGAGGCCCGGTACTTCTCGAGCAGGCCGGCGAGGTCGCGGCGCCGCTGCGCCAGGTCCTTCGCGAGGCGGACGAGGTCCTGCGCGCGCTGCTTGTCGAGGAGCTGCTCGAGGTAGAGGACGCCCTTCTCCATCGTCGCGTCGAGCGCCGCGTCGGCGGAGGTCATGTTCCGCACCAGCGACGCGTCCGGCCTCACCCGCACCCGGAACGCCTGGGCGATCGCGGCGCGGAGGGCGGCCACGCGCTGCTCGGCCACCCGCACGTTGCCGGCCACGTTCTGCAGCGCGGCCGCGACCTCGCGGGCGCCGGCGGGGTCGCGGCGCAGCTCGCGGGCGGCCTCGCGCAGGGTCTCGGAAAGCCGCCGGGTGCGCGCGTCGAGCTGCTGCGCCACCGGCAGCCGGTCCGCGGTCGCGACCGGGCCCTCCGCCAGCGTCTCGAGCCGGTCGCCGAGCAGCGCCACCAGCTCCTCGAACGCCTGGCGCGCGCGCTCCAGCACGGCGCGGCGGTGCTCGGCCTCGGAGTAGACCTTCACGAACTGGTGCTCGGAGGCGGCGGTCTTCGGGCCCGAGACCGTGTCGCCGTCCACCGCCTCGATCCAGTACTCGATGGCCTCGCCCTCGGCGAGCCGCTCCGGGGCGAGCGCGAGCTGCTGCGTGCCGCCGTCGCGACGCAGCCCGTCGCCCTTGCGCAGCACCCGGCGCTGCGGCTCGCCCGCCGGCGCCTTCACCACGAGGGCCACCTCCGCCAGGCCCACGTCGTCCTCGGCCTGCCACTCGATGGCCACCACCGCGTTCGCGTCCACCTCCAGCTCGCGCTCCGGCGCGGTGATGCGCGCCTGCGGCGGCAGGTCCACCTCGACGGCGATGGGGATGGGCGGGCCCTCGGCCACCACCCGGCCCTTCGCGTCCAGGTACCGGAAGCGGTAGCTCCCGCCCTGATCGACGACGAAGCGGCCGGAGAGGTCGCGGCCGCCGGCGACCGCGAGGGCGCGGCGCTTCAGCACCGGTGCGCCCGCTCCCCCCTCGACAGGCTCGGGGTGACCCCTCGACTCCGGCCGGGCTGGCGCCCGGCCTACGCTCGGGGTGAGCGAATCTGGAGCCGCTCGTCCTGAGCCCGTCGAAGGACGAGCGGTGGCCTCGTCGCCGCTCCCGGTCCCCTGCGCGGCGGCGGGGCTCGCGGGCTGGGCGGCGGGCACCAGCCCCTCCTGCTCGATGACGATCTCCGCCGCGACCACCGGCCGGTCGGCGCGGGTCTTCAGCTCCACCTCGGTGCCGCGGGGCGCGCGCACCTCGCCGCCGGTGCCCGACAGCGTGCGCGGATCGCGCTTCATGTAGGCCGGGTAGCGGTAGGTCAGCTCGATGTCGCCGGTGATCGGGTCCGCCTGGACGGCGGGCGCGCCCGGGGGATCGCCCCCGAGCACGCGGCCGTAGGCGGCGCGGAACCCGTGCCCCAGCCCGGCGAGCCCGAGCAGGTGGAGGCCCAGGACGGCGGCGAGCGCCCACCCCGCCTGCCGGGCGGCGCGGTCCGGGATGGCCCGGGCGAGGTCGAGCCCGCGGGCCCGCTCGGCGGTGAGGTCCAGGTGGGCATCCAGCAGCTCGACGGACAGCTCGCCCGACGCGGCGAGGAGCGGGCGGGCGCGGGCCAGCTCCACGGAGGAGAGGAGCGCGGAGCGGAGCGCCGGCTCGCCCGCGGCCACGGTGCGGGCGGCGGCCTCGTCGTCGCGAGCGCCGCGCAGCAGGGTCCAGACGGCCCCGATCGCCGACCCCAGCAGCGCCAGGCCCGCCCCGCCGAGCGCCACCAGGCGGAAGCCGGTGCGGGCGCCCGCGGAGAGCGCGATCGCGCCGGCGAGCAGGCAGAGCAGGGCCGCGGCGCCGCCCCCGGCCGCGGCCGTGAGCAGGACGACCCGGA from Anaeromyxobacter dehalogenans 2CP-C includes:
- a CDS encoding AAA family ATPase, translating into MTDVPHASPPPFPGQPQPDSDLRAVQELHEARRMLLGEIEKRIVGQREVVDALLVALFARGHCLFVGVPGLAKTLLISTVAEVLDLSFNRIQFTPDLMPSDITGTDVLEEDHTTGRRAFRFVQGPIFANLLLADEINRTPPKTQAALLQAMQEYRVTAGGETYPLDLPFLVFATQNPIEQEGTYPLPEAQLDRFMFYVPVGYPSATEELEIVRSTTVAKRPALRRILSPSKIRELQDLVLRVPAADHVIQYAVELVRRTRPNEQGAPAFVKENVSWGAGPRASQYLILGAKSRAILDGRMAASEEDVKALAKYVLVHRVITNFRAESEGVTSEKIVERLMEGK
- a CDS encoding GIY-YIG nuclease family protein — translated: MAHQGGIHFFVYMLRCSDGSYYVGHTDDLETRVVQHQHGALGGYTATRRPVALVWSAEFASRDQAFLRELQLKRWSRAKKEALIRDDWSEIGRLGRGPDRSERVPAVPRLRPAEGRATLGMIPRLRPCLTARPTLGMSGRSDHPLGMSGHSKDPLTLSVGGPEARRSRRVSGKPNGEDPR
- a CDS encoding peptidase MA family metallohydrolase; the encoded protein is MERTAFKALKLLAQEDLPAARAVLEPLEPFEEAPDAVKLAGGVLRFFDQRYDDAIALITASGAGKAGGYLELARAAREVTKDHARSESEHFVVSYPKGKDEVLVPYLVDALERQRAVLGKALGEPPARRLTVEIVNDVKELAKVSTLTEAEIRTSGTVAVAKFGKLMLLSPKALLKGYDWLDTAAHEYTHDVVTARTGNRAPIWLQEGLAKWFESAWRGRVDPLSPISAALVKDALAKNTLVTFQEMHPSLAKLPSQERAALAYAQVVLAVEYLVKRSGPEVLARVTGLVGEGVEADEAVARATGMPFERFLAEWRRYMAARPLPRGGEHALKKLRFKDDPKHGGAGAEWAEIPDPEARGFARLGEIYRARGRWAAARIEYGKAHARVGARFPILSGQLALAATMSGEPEEAEQVLRGALDWNPEYPALNVQLARLLYERKELAAARDRLLVANRQDPFDPEIHGGLARVLGALGDPGGASREARFERILGGRDAAAARPEEHP
- a CDS encoding DUF4175 family protein is translated as MAGAYADIARVLQGARRRQVRVVLLTAAAGGGAAALLCLLAGAIALSAGARTGFRLVALGGAGLALLGSAIGAVWTLLRGARDDEAAARTVAAGEPALRSALLSSVELARARPLLAASGELSVELLDAHLDLTAERARGLDLARAIPDRAARQAGWALAAVLGLHLLGLAGLGHGFRAAYGRVLGGDPPGAPAVQADPITGDIELTYRYPAYMKRDPRTLSGTGGEVRAPRGTEVELKTRADRPVVAAEIVIEQEGLVPAAQPASPAAAQGTGSGDEATARPSTGSGRAAPDSLTPSVGRAPARPESRGHPEPVEGGAGAPVLKRRALAVAGGRDLSGRFVVDQGGSYRFRYLDAKGRVVAEGPPIPIAVEVDLPPQARITAPERELEVDANAVVAIEWQAEDDVGLAEVALVVKAPAGEPQRRVLRKGDGLRRDGGTQQLALAPERLAEGEAIEYWIEAVDGDTVSGPKTAASEHQFVKVYSEAEHRRAVLERARQAFEELVALLGDRLETLAEGPVATADRLPVAQQLDARTRRLSETLREAARELRRDPAGAREVAAALQNVAGNVRVAEQRVAALRAAIAQAFRVRVRPDASLVRNMTSADAALDATMEKGVLYLEQLLDKQRAQDLVRLAKDLAQRRRDLAGLLEKYRASPTEAAKKEVLAQISRMKDRVKDLLARMAELSKGFNDEHMNEEALAELAKSQDLMGGLDEVEKKLAAGDVEGAMKALDQMAGAMDQMLAGLERTAGRPDEKAQQLMKEMLAFKDQLEQVQSEQRRTAEETDQVRRRYRQKIADRMKGAEGDLKKLAELAGKARQDLERAEPGVTMRAEPEYELSREAVKDLERALGMRELEGAAEAVTRAQPSVERLAMELDEDAALGDRGAPLTGREPEQVAEARKHAMDAVPKVREIREKLQRMFPDPRQVLGQEEQRKLGELAQKQDQLERKAGRLQSQLYDLSQKAPVFPPSAQEELSESRGHMGEAAAELGARNPQRGHGQQELAMDALSRLQKGLEEAAKKGGGSGGGQGFPFPFAESGGEQEGDGREASREKVKIPGAEAHRVPEEFRKDLLDAMKQGAPERYRGEVQRYYEELVK